The Terriglobia bacterium genome window below encodes:
- the aroG gene encoding 3-deoxy-7-phosphoheptulonate synthase AroG, with protein MMSKKNIYRTDDLRIKEIKELLAPEIIRDEFPLTERAAEVTYESRHQIHRILHHADDRLLVIIGPCSIHDTKAAIEYAHKLKAQKDRLATDLLIIMRVYFEKPRTTVGWKGLINDPRLDGSFQINEGLRTGRKLLMELNELGMPAGVEYLDVISPQYIADLVSWGAIGARTTESQIHRELASGLSCAVGFKNGTDGNLRIAVDAIRTSQHPHHFLSVTKEGHSAIVSTMGNEDCHVILRGGKQPNYDASSVDSACKELGAAGLTQRVMIDLSHSNSQKNYMRQIEVGREVAGQMMGGDARIMGVMVESNLKAGRQDLVPGRELVYGQSITDACIGWEESVPLLEELAAAVRARRSCSRGL; from the coding sequence ATGATGAGTAAGAAAAATATTTATAGAACAGATGACCTTCGCATCAAGGAAATCAAAGAACTCCTGGCACCCGAGATCATTCGCGACGAGTTTCCTCTTACGGAACGGGCGGCAGAAGTAACCTACGAGTCCCGGCATCAGATTCATCGCATTTTGCACCACGCCGACGATCGCCTGCTGGTAATCATCGGACCTTGTTCCATTCACGACACCAAGGCAGCGATCGAATACGCGCACAAGCTGAAAGCGCAGAAAGACCGGCTCGCCACAGATCTGCTCATCATCATGCGGGTCTATTTTGAAAAACCGCGAACGACGGTCGGATGGAAGGGCCTGATCAACGATCCCCGTCTCGACGGCAGCTTTCAGATCAATGAAGGTTTGCGAACCGGGCGGAAGCTCCTGATGGAATTGAACGAATTGGGAATGCCTGCGGGCGTGGAGTATCTGGACGTCATCTCGCCGCAGTACATTGCCGATCTGGTGAGCTGGGGCGCGATCGGCGCCCGCACGACGGAAAGCCAGATTCACCGCGAACTCGCGTCGGGATTGTCATGCGCGGTCGGCTTTAAGAACGGCACCGACGGAAATCTGCGCATCGCCGTCGACGCGATCCGTACGTCTCAGCATCCGCACCATTTCCTGTCGGTCACTAAGGAAGGCCACTCGGCGATCGTCTCCACCATGGGAAATGAGGACTGTCACGTCATCCTGCGCGGCGGCAAACAACCGAACTACGATGCATCGAGCGTCGACAGCGCCTGCAAGGAACTGGGAGCCGCCGGCCTCACTCAACGGGTGATGATCGATTTGAGTCATTCGAACAGCCAGAAAAACTACATGCGGCAGATTGAAGTCGGCCGGGAAGTTGCCGGCCAGATGATGGGTGGAGATGCCCGGATCATGGGTGTCATGGTCGAGAGCAATCTCAAGGCAGGCCGGCAGGATCTGGTGCCCGGAAGAGAACTGGTTTAC